The Daphnia pulicaria isolate SC F1-1A chromosome 12, SC_F0-13Bv2, whole genome shotgun sequence genome segment CATCAATATGGTATGCGTTactgtttttccctttttttttggaggggaggggggatggtggcgggggggggggtggggtTGCGTTTGGGGTGGGTGGCTTTTTAGAGTTAAAGTCGGGTTGATATCAATTGATAGTAAATCTTCACCAACAGTTAACCAGTAACGTTCCACGTTAGCATTTTGCGACATTTTGTTGAATAAGCAGTTTAAAGGAATATTTATGCAAGTGACGTTGCTAAGCCCAAATAAGAGTCTACATATAGCTAGAGAGGACTTGTTGCGTGATTGACTGACAGGGGAAAGATTCACACAGTCGAATAAACGGCGAGAAAACCAGGATAGGAAGCGTCCGATGTACCGTCTGATGTAAACCGAACCAGGACTTGATTTGTTGTAGAATTCACTTCGAAAGGTGTGGTAATCAATCCtgatttttcaaacaataATTCTGAATAAACACTGGGTCCATCGTACACctgtaaatatttaataaaatattagaAACTTTTTTAGACATATCggctaattttaaaaaatgacggACATAAAGAAAATCCATTTCCGCTTGCGTTTCAAAGTAGGCAAAAAGTAACCGGACTTTTGAGCCCGCTTTCACTGTGATGTTCCAACGACAGTCGGTCAAGTCGGGATAAACCTGCACCGGATAATTTGGACTTTTGATAATTCCATTGGCTCCGTTCAAATCGTGTTTGCATTCTGGCGTGGAAATCTGTGGGTCAGcgatagaaattttttaatatgatttctaattgtatttaatTTGGAAGTCGATATACTTTTAAGACTCTCCAAGAGAAGGCAACGTTTTCTTTAACGACTGATGGTGGTTTGAAATGAACCAGCATTTTGTTGCTGATTGAGTACATTGCTATATTTGTCATGGAATCTTTCCGGTCGTGAAGTACATGACCGgaagtgctccatccatcgTATACCTGGGGGATTAAATGTTGAACTGATTTTTCTATCAAGAATTTTTCATCtcattaaattcaaataagaGCAACTTACGATTATGGAGGACAAATTTTCCGGCGAAGACAACAAAGATGCTGGATTAGAATAGTAATCAACATAATTGGGTGTAGTTTTATAATAATATGATTCAGTAGTCGTAGAGTAGTTTCCATCCATATAGTAATAGTTTCGAACAGTAGGAACGTTTGCTTGAAAAGATGATGCGGATTTAGTGTTAGTTAGCAGGATGGTATCCTCATTGGTCGTTGCTTCGATGAACCAAAAACAGTCAGAGATATCGGTGTTGCTGGCCACGTAATTTGGAATCGCAATGACTCCATCGCCGTAAATATAACCGCCACAGCCTTTCAGTGAATTTCATTTATAACAAATTTATGTGCATATAAAATTTAACTGAACACACCTGGAACGAACGGTTCATTCGTGCTGTTTACCTAAAACCCAAGTAATTAGATATACAAGTTTCCTTGTCGCTTATAAGCTTAACTTAAACTATACTTACACTGGTGTAAAAAGCTGAAATGCCATAATCTGTTTGGTAATAAGATGGAAATTCCACATACAATTCATTGAATGAAGATCGTACCGAGAATGGGTTAGTAACTAATCCGCTAGTCGATAACAGTAGAGGACTGGTTGAGTAAGGTCCGTCGTAAATctggaaaatttttcaaatgatttggaGTTTTGGCGGCAgtttgaataagaaattacattaaCGAAATGTCGCTGCTCCAGAGTAACGCACTTTTTTAATGTCAGCCAAATTTGCTGATTAGGCTGCACAGATATTAAAACTGTGGTTTTGAGAGTAGCATCAAAAGCTCTTTCCGAATGGATGTCGTCTGCCGGTTTGGGAACTCGctgagaagaaaaattaccCGAAGAATCTGTGAGATGCTGACACATATTGGCGTAAACTGCATCAGACAACATgaagaaataatattttcccAAATCGTCTAAATTAATTGTACGTGAAATTTAACCCACTGCAACTATAATTCTCGTCGGAGCCATCAAGACAATCGTGTTGGCCATTGCAAACGAGTTCTTTCGGTATACACTGCCGCCCACATTTAAATCCTTCTTTGCACACCTAGGAAAGTTAACTATATGTTAAAAACATCACATGcggaaaaaaaggtaattgcATTATAAATACGCTTTGATCACAGTATTGCTCATCCCGACCATTTCTACAATCGTTTACTCCGTTACAGACAAAGCTTGCTTCAGCATGATTACAGTTCCAGCTGCAACTAAAATACTTTCTCGGACACCTCCAAGGGTTCGAGCCATCATTTGGAAAAATTGTGAAATCGGCTACATAATTGTATTCaacattaaaaagaattttttcaatcaatgACTGAAATGTCGAGAAAATGGTAACTTCAAACCTTCGTTCCCCTTGGTAAATATATCCAGAAGTATAGAAGAGCCATTCCAAGTTGCCGTGTACTGGGAGCTCATGTCAAATGTGTATTTGCGACACTTGTCCAGAGGTTTCCACTCGATTGAACACGTTTGCGGATTAGTTGGCAACATCATAGAGAACGCGTTCACTTCATTTCGATCCTGCTTAAGACAACTTCGAGGGATCCTGTAAGTATTGTTCGTTCTTTCACTGCTTGCCAATCCATCCTTTGTTTTAAGaggggaaaattcaaaattttatgaaaTGAATATAGCAGGTAAAAATTGATAGTTTACCTGGAGTACTTTCAGGTTTAACGAAGTCATTTGGGAAGCGCAACCCGAATTATCTTTCCAGTTCAATTTCAACGAATTCGAATTTACGACAATATCCATCAGCGATTTCGTACTAAAATCGCCACTCAActattttcgaatcaataagaAATCTATAAGAAATTATTCTAGCTGCATTTATATGTAACACACCTTTGGTGGGATGACGATTTCTGTGCGCAACGTTTTCCCACGAAGTGTCTGGAAATTCGGGATCACTTCAACGGCATAGGAGCGACACTGGGTGAGATTTCTGGCCAGTAAAAAGAGGCAAGGATCTTTCTTGCTAGTGATTGAAGATGGTGGCGATAGGGCGATAGAGAAGGTCGTTTtcgaattctttttcaaacacTTTTGAGGTACGGACAAGGAAGTTTCAACCAGCGACTTTGCGAGTTCGTTGCTGATCTGGTACACTCGGATCCAGACACCGGAACTAAATTTGAGACATTCGGCTGAGAGAACGGGCCAAACGATTTCAAGCGACTCGTTTTTGGTGCTAAATGAAGCGGCGATTGCGGACGAATTACTGCCAACGTTCGATTCGGAATCTAATGAAATTATTCGTCTTAGAAGCATGAATAAATTAccaattttccaaattttttaccAATAGTGCTGATGTCAACGAACTGAGCTAAGGAACATTTGACTAAGCTTTTAAGGTTGTCGACCAGGACCTTTCCTTGTTGGAGAAGACTTTCCGAGTCTCCTGTAATAATTAAATCATTCCAAGTGACATTGTAATTTATTCTGCTGTATATAATGTGTCTGTTACCTTTAGTAATTTGAATCGTTATCTCCGGAGCATTCTTGGTAGCTGTACTATTAGAAGTGGATGCCGCAGGGTCGGGACGAATTGGGGTTGCAGAAAGGATCGAACTGATGGCCACGTCTTGCGCTAATATTTCTTTGACTCGAGCAAACAAAtcgttattttgatttgaaaggGCTGTGACGATGGTCCGGAAAGCCGCTTCCATTGTTTCCAAACGGATCTGGAGCAACTGTTGCTGGCATTCTAGCGTACTACAAGTGGGATCACTATTTTCTGCCGTCTGGGACTCTGCTGATTTCacaaacacaataaaaaaactggCGAGTATTAGATGCAATTTCATggcaaaatttgatttgtgcctgaaaattatgttttatacGACAATAGTGACAATATCTTCTTGCTCGACGCAAGGCTGACTTGCCACTGTTCTAAAAATTTAATGAGTTGTGAGTAATAAGTTTTGAGTAAAGAAATACTTATGTTATAAAATTCTGCACTTGTaggatttatttttgtgtataTTTTAATTGACGCAGGAGATAGCCTCGATATAACTCTCAATTCGCTCTCAAGTTACCATTagtatactttttttttatcttaatACAAACATAAATTGTCCAAAGTCCTGCGCAGTCGTTTCACGTTGTCTGCTATACATTTGAGctatcatttttgtttaaccAGCGATAAATTGATGGATCCTGTTGATATCTGGACTGATtggttgttttcaatttcagcTTATTCTAAAGTGCAATTCTGTAAATATTTGTTACACAGAGTGCGTTATTTTAGCACTTTGAACCGCTGCATGTGTCGATGAATTTTCTCGAGGCAAACGGGTACAGATTGATAAAACAAGTCAATGCTCTAAAACAATGTGGACAACACGCATCTCGTTTTACGATACTAACATGTTAAGCATCGTAGGCAATAATTGTCCAGAAGCTTTTCCAGAGAGTTTAATTCGAAATTGTTCAGAATATTAAGACAGATCTATAATAACAACCCAAATGTTTTAACATTTGTGAAAGCTGTAAAATGGTTAGATCTGACGAGAGTTTTATTGTAGAGGATACACGAAACTTTATGATGGTGATATTATACTGATATGCGGTTTCTATATCAGTTTCACATATCATTTTTCAACGccgacaaaataaatattagctACATGCTACATCTACCAAACTTATCACGAGTAACCATACTAACCAAGTTATCATCAACTGCTGCACAAATACTATAAACAACTTACAGGCTATAACTTCATTTTGGTCTGAACAATTGTGAGGTCGTGATGCGTCGTGTTGTCAAAAGTCAAGGtaaatttttcctttaaaCCGAGTGTGCAAGAAAATGAGCATGGAAGAAGTTAAGCTGATTGAGACTCTCATCAAAGACGCAAAAGCCAACGAAAGTGAAATCATCCGAATTTATGGTAACATCGCCAGTAAATTAGGGGAATCTGCACCATCCAATTTGGTACCCTTCCTTAATCAGTCAGCCGCTCACTTGTTATCACCACAGGTTATAGACATCCTGAAAAATCATCGAATTGATGCCCACAGTTACCTTTTAGTGGCCAATAATTTGCTGGATTTAGAAGACGTCAAAGATGACCTACTGTACGGCGATGTCCTAACGAACGCCATACCCGCCAACACCATCAGAAGGCTGAAAGTTGCATTGGCTATCACACCCTTGGCTACACCAGCAGCACAACAGCCACACCCAACAGTGGTGCCCATAGTAACCGCGCCCAGCATTCAAACGCAGAGTAGTCAACAGCAGTCTGGTGCCTCAGCTACTGATGGGAATGACAATTTTAGATTACCCATCGAAATCAAGAAAGAGTGTaccgaaatgaaaaatgtggaCGGTATGCTTTGttacaaattaaatttaaacgaAGCGTCCACGTTTGCTGGTGCGGCCTCCATCATCAAGCGATTCGCTTTCAATGCACCAGCAGCCCATCCCCCAAAAAAGGAATGGAAAACTATTTTGCTGATGGGTGCGACTGGAT includes the following:
- the LOC124316144 gene encoding uncharacterized protein LOC124316144 isoform X2, with product MKLHLILVSFFIAFVKSAESQQPENNDPTCSTLEAAFWTIVTALSNQNNDLFAPVKEILAQDVAISSILSRTPIRPDPTASATNSTATKNAPEITIQITKGDSESLLQQGKVLVDNLKSLVKCSLAQFVDISTIDSESNVGSNSSAIAASFSTKNESLEIVWPVLSAECLKFSSGVWIRVYQISNELAKSLVETSLSVPQKCLKKNSKTTFSIALSPPSSITSKKDPCLFLLARNLTQCRSYAVEVIPNFQTLRGKTLRTEIVIPPKLSGDFSTKSLMDIVVNSNSLKLNWKDNSGCASQMTSLNLKVLQDGLASSERTNNTYRIPRSCLKQDRNEVNAFSMMLPTNPQTCSIEWKPLDKCRKYTFDMSSQYTATWNGSSILLDIFTKGNEADFTIFPNDGSNPWRCPRKYFSCSWNCNHAEASFVCNGVNDCRNGRDEQYCDQSVCKEGFKCGRQCIPKELVCNGQHDCLDGSDENYSCIYANMCQHLTDSSGNFSSQRVPKPADDIHSERAFDATLKTTVLISVQPNQQIWLTLKKCVTLEQRHFVNIYDGPYSTSPLLLSTSGLVTNPFSVRSSFNELYVEFPSYYQTDYGISAFYTSVNSTNEPFVPGCGGYIYGDGVIAIPNYVASNTDISDCFWFIEATTNEDTILLTNTKSASSFQANVPTVRNYYYMDGNYSTTTESYYYKTTPNYVDYYSNPASLLSSPENLSSIIVYDGWSTSGHVLHDRKDSMTNIAMYSISNKMLVHFKPPSVVKENVAFSWRVLKISTPECKHDLNGANGIIKSPNYPVQVYPDLTDCRWNITVKAGSKVRLLFAYFETQAEMDFLYVYDGPSVYSELLFEKSGLITTPFEVNSTTNQVLVRFTSDGTSDASYPGFLAVYSTV
- the LOC124316144 gene encoding uncharacterized protein LOC124316144 isoform X1, which encodes MKLHLILASFFIVFVKSAESQTAENSDPTCSTLECQQQLLQIRLETMEAAFRTIVTALSNQNNDLFARVKEILAQDVAISSILSATPIRPDPAASTSNSTATKNAPEITIQITKGDSESLLQQGKVLVDNLKSLVKCSLAQFVDISTIDSESNVGSNSSAIAASFSTKNESLEIVWPVLSAECLKFSSGVWIRVYQISNELAKSLVETSLSVPQKCLKKNSKTTFSIALSPPSSITSKKDPCLFLLARNLTQCRSYAVEVIPNFQTLRGKTLRTEIVIPPKLSGDFSTKSLMDIVVNSNSLKLNWKDNSGCASQMTSLNLKVLQDGLASSERTNNTYRIPRSCLKQDRNEVNAFSMMLPTNPQTCSIEWKPLDKCRKYTFDMSSQYTATWNGSSILLDIFTKGNEADFTIFPNDGSNPWRCPRKYFSCSWNCNHAEASFVCNGVNDCRNGRDEQYCDQSVCKEGFKCGRQCIPKELVCNGQHDCLDGSDENYSCIYANMCQHLTDSSGNFSSQRVPKPADDIHSERAFDATLKTTVLISVQPNQQIWLTLKKCVTLEQRHFVNIYDGPYSTSPLLLSTSGLVTNPFSVRSSFNELYVEFPSYYQTDYGISAFYTSVNSTNEPFVPGCGGYIYGDGVIAIPNYVASNTDISDCFWFIEATTNEDTILLTNTKSASSFQANVPTVRNYYYMDGNYSTTTESYYYKTTPNYVDYYSNPASLLSSPENLSSIIVYDGWSTSGHVLHDRKDSMTNIAMYSISNKMLVHFKPPSVVKENVAFSWRVLKISTPECKHDLNGANGIIKSPNYPVQVYPDLTDCRWNITVKAGSKVRLLFAYFETQAEMDFLYVYDGPSVYSELLFEKSGLITTPFEVNSTTNQVLVRFTSDGTSDASYPGFLAVYSTV